A region of Nostoc sp. 'Peltigera membranacea cyanobiont' N6 DNA encodes the following proteins:
- a CDS encoding gamma-glutamylcyclotransferase family protein: MVESNIKFSDLVRVFVYGTLKPGEANYKKYCGDKVVDVKKAFVEGKLFALPMGYPAMTLGDSKVYGYLISFSNPIILNQLDVLENYQPTRQAPENLYNRQIIEVYELQSLSLGWAWVYLMTLEQIDQFGGFLQPDGWWSGCGLTAKSSYEL, encoded by the coding sequence ATGGTTGAATCAAATATAAAATTTTCTGATTTGGTGCGAGTTTTTGTCTACGGCACACTCAAACCAGGTGAAGCTAACTATAAAAAATACTGTGGTGACAAAGTAGTTGATGTCAAGAAAGCTTTTGTAGAAGGTAAATTGTTTGCTCTGCCAATGGGCTACCCAGCAATGACCCTAGGGGATAGCAAAGTTTATGGATACTTAATTTCTTTTTCTAACCCAATAATTTTAAATCAGCTAGATGTGCTAGAAAATTACCAGCCCACTAGACAAGCGCCAGAAAACCTCTATAACCGACAAATTATCGAGGTTTATGAGCTACAGTCGCTCTCTCTGGGTTGGGCTTGGGTTTATTTAATGACTCTAGAGCAAATTGACCAATTCGGGGGCTTCCTCCAACCTGACGGCTGGTGGAGTGGCTGTGGTTTAACCG
- the leuS gene encoding leucine--tRNA ligase produces the protein MDSRYNPAAIEEKWQKTWVELGLDKTPSASNKPKFYALSMFPYPSGSLHMGHVRNYTISDVIARLKRMQGYRVIHPMGWDAFGLPAENAAIDRGVPPAKWTYQNIAQMRQQLQRLGLSIDWECELATCSPDYYKWTQWIFLQFLQAGLAYQKEAAVNWDPIDQTVLANEQVDNEGRSWRSGAIVERKLLRQWFFKITDYAEELLNDLEKLTGWPERVKLMQANWIGKSTGAYLEFPIIGIDEKIAVYTTRPDTVYGVSYLVLAPEHPLTKRVTTKEQQAVVEVFIKEVSNQSELERTSEDKPKRGIPTGGKAINPFTGEEVPIWIADYVLYEYGTGAVMGVPAHDVRDFKFAKNYNLPVDFVIASPDDVAGFDLTPASEIDESQLIQVDYKQAYTEPGILINSGAFTGMASADAKQAIIEHAEKQGFGKVRVQYRLRDWLISRQRYWGAPIPVIHCPNCGIVPVPDKDLPVQLPEEVEFTGRGGSPLTQLESWVNVPCPTCGTPAKRETDTMDTFIDSSWYFLRFPDAKNEQQVFDSSKVNDWMPVNQYVGGIEHAILHLLYSRFVTKVLRDRGLLNFDEPFQRLLTQGMVQGLTYLNPNKGGKDKWIPSNLVNSADPRDPQTGEALQRLYATMSKSKGNGVAPEDVIAKYGVDTARMFILFKAPPEKDLEWDEADVQGQFRFLNRVWPLVTDYVAAGVSRKKAQLSDLTKAEKELRRAIHTAIQAVTEDLEDEYQFNTAISELMKLSNALTDADGKNSPIYAEGIRTLVMLLAPFAPHIADELWHLLGESDSVHTQTWPSFDPVALVADEITLVIQVMGKTRGAIQVPAQADKAALEKYARESEIAQRYIEGKEIKKVIVVPGKLVNFVVS, from the coding sequence GTGGATTCCCGATATAACCCAGCAGCGATTGAGGAAAAATGGCAGAAAACATGGGTAGAACTTGGCTTAGATAAGACACCTTCAGCTAGCAACAAGCCAAAATTCTACGCTTTATCCATGTTCCCTTATCCATCGGGCAGCCTACACATGGGTCACGTCCGTAATTATACGATTAGCGACGTGATTGCCCGTCTCAAGCGAATGCAAGGGTATCGGGTAATACACCCAATGGGTTGGGATGCCTTTGGCTTGCCAGCAGAAAACGCCGCCATTGACCGTGGTGTACCGCCAGCAAAGTGGACTTATCAGAATATTGCCCAGATGCGGCAGCAATTGCAGCGTCTTGGTTTATCCATTGATTGGGAATGTGAACTTGCTACCTGTTCGCCAGATTATTACAAGTGGACGCAATGGATTTTCTTGCAGTTTTTGCAAGCAGGGTTAGCTTACCAAAAAGAAGCAGCCGTAAACTGGGACCCTATTGACCAAACTGTATTGGCAAATGAGCAAGTTGATAACGAAGGGCGTTCTTGGCGCAGTGGTGCAATAGTTGAGCGCAAATTGTTGCGGCAGTGGTTTTTTAAGATTACCGACTACGCCGAAGAATTGCTCAATGACTTGGAGAAGTTGACAGGTTGGCCGGAACGAGTCAAATTGATGCAGGCAAACTGGATTGGTAAATCCACAGGCGCTTATTTAGAATTTCCCATTATTGGGATAGATGAAAAAATCGCCGTGTATACTACGCGCCCAGATACCGTTTATGGTGTCAGCTACTTAGTATTAGCACCAGAACATCCCTTAACAAAACGTGTCACTACAAAAGAACAACAAGCGGTGGTAGAAGTCTTTATTAAAGAGGTTTCCAATCAAAGTGAGTTGGAACGTACTTCTGAAGACAAACCTAAGCGGGGTATCCCCACAGGTGGTAAGGCAATTAACCCATTTACAGGGGAAGAAGTGCCGATTTGGATTGCTGACTATGTACTGTATGAGTATGGTACTGGAGCCGTGATGGGTGTACCAGCCCACGATGTCCGCGATTTTAAGTTTGCCAAAAATTACAATTTACCAGTTGATTTTGTTATTGCTTCCCCAGATGATGTCGCAGGTTTCGACTTAACTCCAGCATCAGAAATTGATGAATCACAACTCATCCAAGTTGACTATAAACAGGCATACACTGAACCAGGAATTTTAATTAATTCTGGGGCTTTTACTGGTATGGCTTCCGCAGATGCTAAACAAGCGATAATTGAACACGCCGAAAAACAAGGTTTTGGTAAAGTGCGGGTGCAATATCGCTTGCGGGATTGGTTAATTTCCCGGCAGCGTTATTGGGGCGCACCAATACCTGTAATTCACTGTCCCAACTGTGGAATAGTGCCAGTACCTGACAAAGATTTGCCAGTCCAGTTGCCAGAAGAGGTGGAATTTACTGGACGCGGCGGTTCACCTTTAACTCAATTAGAAAGCTGGGTAAATGTGCCTTGTCCAACTTGCGGCACTCCGGCGAAGCGTGAAACTGATACGATGGACACTTTTATTGATTCCTCGTGGTATTTCTTGCGCTTCCCTGATGCTAAGAATGAACAACAGGTTTTCGATTCCAGTAAAGTTAATGACTGGATGCCAGTCAATCAGTATGTAGGTGGTATTGAACACGCGATTTTACATTTGTTGTATTCGCGGTTCGTTACTAAGGTTTTGCGCGACAGAGGGTTACTGAACTTTGATGAACCCTTCCAACGCCTGTTAACTCAAGGGATGGTACAAGGTTTAACTTACCTAAACCCCAATAAGGGCGGTAAAGATAAATGGATTCCTTCTAATCTAGTTAATTCTGCTGACCCCCGCGACCCTCAGACAGGCGAAGCTTTGCAACGTCTCTACGCCACGATGTCTAAATCAAAGGGCAACGGTGTCGCGCCAGAAGATGTAATTGCCAAATATGGTGTAGACACAGCGCGAATGTTCATCTTATTCAAAGCGCCGCCAGAAAAAGACCTGGAATGGGATGAAGCCGATGTGCAAGGACAGTTCCGCTTTTTAAATCGGGTTTGGCCTTTGGTGACAGATTATGTTGCGGCTGGGGTATCTCGTAAGAAAGCTCAACTATCTGATTTAACTAAGGCAGAAAAGGAATTGCGGCGGGCGATTCACACCGCGATTCAAGCGGTGACAGAAGACCTGGAAGACGAATATCAATTCAACACAGCTATTTCCGAATTGATGAAGTTGAGTAATGCCTTAACTGATGCTGACGGTAAAAATTCACCAATTTATGCAGAAGGTATTCGGACTTTGGTAATGTTACTTGCACCCTTTGCACCACACATTGCTGATGAATTGTGGCATTTGTTGGGTGAAAGTGATTCAGTTCACACTCAAACTTGGCCATCGTTTGACCCTGTGGCTTTGGTAGCTGATGAAATAACTTTAGTGATTCAAGTTATGGGCAAAACTCGCGGTGCGATTCAAGTACCAGCACAAGCAGATAAAGCAGCGTTGGAGAAATACGCCCGTGAATCAGAAATTGCCCAGCGTTACATCGAAGGCAAAGAGATTAAAAAGGTAATTGTTGTGCCTGGAAAGTTGGTAAATTTTGTAGTCAGCTAA